GCTGCTACCGGAGATGTCATCGCTACGATTGATGGGGATTTGCAAAACGATCCAAGAGATATCCCGCTGATGCTTGAGAAGATGGAAAAGGAGGGATGGGATGTGGTTGCTGGCGTTCGCGCAAATCGACAAGACGGACTGGTTTTAAGGAAAATCCCCAGCAAAATAGCAAACTGGATCATACGAAAAAGTACAGGAGTCTATCTGCATGACTATGGATGTACACTGAAGCTCTTTAAAAAAGATGTAGCAAAAAACTTGGGTCTTTATGGTGAGCTTCATCGGTTCATTCCAGTCCTTGCGAAACTGTATGGTGCCAAAATGACAGAGATGAATGTGCGCCACCATCCACGACTGCATGGCCAGAGCAAATATGGCATAGGTAGAACGTTCAAGGTGATTAGCGATCTTTTACTTATGCTCTTTTTTCAAAAATATGGCACAAAACCGATGCATCTTTTCGGGACCCTTGGATTTGGCATGTTCGGGATAGGTATGCTTATCAATTTCTATCTGTTTCTTCTCAAACTTTTTGGCAACGACATCGGTGGACGCCCTCTTTTGATACTTGGAGTAATGCTGACCCTTGGCGGTATCCAACTGATCACTACCGGTTTTTTGGCAGAAATCATGATGCGAACATATTATGAATCACAAAATAAAAAGCCTTATGTCATTAAAGAGATTTATGAGGGTTCAAAAGCTTGAAGAAAAAATTCAAAACTTTTCTCAAAATAGGCCTCTCTATTGGCCTACTTGTTTTCGTACTTTCTCAAATCGATATCAATAAACTTTTTCAAATTCTAAAAAAAAGCGATCCATGGTGGCTCCTCGCTGCATTTATATTTTTCAATCTTTCCAAAGTTGTCAGTTCCGTTCGTCTCAACTACTATTTCAAAGATATAGGAGTCTATCTGAAAGAGAAAGAGGCGCTGATTTTATACTATGTGGGAATGTTTTACAATCTCTTTTTACCGGGTGGTATCGGCGGAGATGGTTATAAAGTCTATCTTTTACAAAAAGTTCATGCACCTGGAGTCAAAGAACTTATCCAGGCCATGCTGCTCGATCGCCTCAGCGGACTCGCCGCACTTCTCTTTCTTGCCGGTATTCTTTTTGTATTTAGTTCCTATACAGCTCTTTTTCCACCACTTATGTGGTTAGCTTTGGCTGGCTCTATTCTGGTCTATCCAATCTTTTTATATCTTCATAAAACTATCTTCAAAAGATTCCTGACCTTTATTGTCCAAACAACATTTCTTGGACTCTCAGTACAGATACTGCAACTTGTATCGGCTTTTTGCCTTATATACGCCCTTGGAATTTCGGAGCATCTGATAGATTATCTTACCCTTTTTCTCATCTCAAGTGTCGTTGCGGTTCTGCCTCTGACGATAGGCGGTGTCGGAGCAAGAGAGTTCACCTTTTTGTATGGATTGAAACTTCTTCATCAAGACCCATCAACGGGTATCGCTTTTAGTTTTCTCTTTTTTTTGATTACCGCCATTTCATCGGCAATAGGCCTCTTTTTCGTTCACAATCCTCTACAATCTCACGAGTGAACCCCTCTTGATGACTGCCTCTACTTTTCCATCCAACTCCTCACCATACAGTGCAGGTGTATCTATTTTCGTTTTTGCATTTGGATCAAATATAACCAAATCCGCTTCGTAACCCGGAGTAATCTGTCCCACTCTTTTTTCTATAAAGCAGGCCGGGTTCGCGCTGGTCAGTTCCACCAGTTTCGTAGCTCTTATGATGTTCGATTTTACCAACTTGGTATAGAGGAGAGGTAGATAATAGAAAATGGATGATATGCCAAATGCCGCTTCATCAAAGCTGATATCTTTATGGACATTCGATTTTGGCGAATGCAGTGACGTCAAAAGATCTATTTTACCAGCTTGCAGGGCCTGCACCAATGCTTCTCTCTCCTCTTCCTCACGAAGCGGAGGTGATATTTTTGCCAATGTATTGTACTCTTTGCAGCTCTCATCATTTAAAAGCAGATGGTGAACACTCACCTCGGCAAAACACTTTCTGCTTTTTGCAATTCTCTCTAGGCTTTTTGCTGTCGAAACGTTTTTAAACAAAACCCCAACACCGTAATGCTCACTGTATTCAATTATTTTGGCTACTTCTGCAATCTCTTCGAGGTTGTCTATCCCTCCCAAACCAAGTTCAAAAGAGGTCCTACCCTCATTCATAACACCTACATCTCTAAAAACACTGTTTTTGGGCTCTATAAAGAGTGGGACTTGCAGCATCTTTGCATACTCAAAAATCCTGGCCATCAGGTATGGATTGATATCGGAAGTGGTATAGATCCCTTTTGCACCGTGCTTGAAGAGTATGGAAATCTCACTCAATCTGTCTTTGTCTTGCAGTGCTAAAATCACGGGGACTATCTCTTCATTTTCTTGCTGGGAACAGATGAAATCAAGAGTGATCTCATTACAAATTGGCGGCTCGCTATCAGGTACTAAAGCTATTGTGGTAACACCACCTTTTCTGGATTCATCGATACATTTTTTGAGATTGGAGGAGCTGATCTTATCGTCATGTACGCGCACATTCAAATCTATCAGACCGGGCATTACCATCTTCCCACTGCAATCGATCACCTCTTCATCGTTGAATCCGGTGCCTATCTTTTCAATTCGACCGTTTTTGATCAAGATATCCGCTTGAAGCTCTTTGTCAAAATCTATTATATGCGCATTTTTAATGAGCATATTTCTCCTTTATCTCTTTGAGTTTTTCCAAAAAAACTTTCGCTGTAGCCCCACCAACCAATGCCCTGGTCAACTTTTCTCCCTTTTCGTTCAAAAAGTAAAAGGTAGGCGTTCCATAGGCTTTGAGATTATGTTTTGGAGCATCTTTGAGCTTTATTTTCAACGGAATAAAATTGTTTTCAACATATTCGGCCAGCTCTTCGTTTTCAAAAGCCACATCATCCATATATTGGCATGTGATACAGTTTTTTTGACTGATCATAACCATGATCGGCTTATGCTCTTTTTTAGCAAGTTTGAGCGCTTTTTCGTAAGATTCTATCCAATCAAACTCTGCTGCAAAGAGTGCAACAGCAAAAAGTAGTATTAAAAGCTTTTTCATCGGTATCTCCTTTTTACTTCTTCAAGTATACTCAAAAACTCTTTAGGATTCTTAAATCCCACAATACGAAGAGAGCGTATCTCCTTACCGTTTTTATCAAAAAAGAGAATCGCCGGTGGACCAAAAATGCCAAAACGCTTCATAAAAGCTTTATCTTCTTTTGAGTTGTCGCTCACATCTAGCCTTAAAGCCAAGAATTCCTTTCGTAATGCAGCCTGTACTTTTGGATCTGCAAAGGTGATCTCTTCGAGTTCCTGACAGCTTGCACACCATTTTGCGGTAAAATCCAACATAACCGGTTTATCAGAATTTTTCAATAATTTTTGAAATTCATCAAAACTTTGTACCTCCTGAAAAAGTGGTTTTTGTAATGTTGAAACCTCTGTTATAGCTCCTTTCGTTTTCAAAACTTTTAAAGGATCCAATGGATTGCTAGCTCCTGTAAAACTTCCAATCATCAAAAAGATCCCATAGACAAAAAAAACGATACCAACGCTCTTCTTAAGATACACAAACCAGTGAGCATCTTTTTCTATTCCCTCCAAAGTTCTCATATAAACTGCACTTCCTATAAAAAGCATAGCCCACAAGAAAAGAGAAATAGAATCAGGAAGTATACGTGACAGCATCCAGATAGCAACTCCTAGCATCACCACGCCAAATACAGCATTGACCGCCTGCATCCACCCGCCTGGTTTTGGCATGAACTTGCCAGCACCAGTACCTACCAGTATCAGAGGCATACCCATCCCAAGGCTCATGAAAAAAAGAGCCGCTCCACCGAGCATTGCATCACCGGTCTGACCGATGTAGATAAGCGCTCCGGCCAGTGGTGGTGCGACACAAGGCCCAACGATCAATGCAGAAAGAAAACCCATGATCGCTACACCGATTAGTCCACCCTTGTGACTAGCCTCATCACTTTTTTGCGCTATTTTAGTCTGCCAGGAAGCCGGAAGCCCTATTTCATAAAACCCAAACATACTCAAAGCCAGTGCTACAAAGACCGCAGCGAATAGAACAATCGCTACAGGATTTTGCAAAGCTGCCTGTAGATTCGCTCCAAAGAGCCCGGCAAGTACTCCTGCAATCGTATAGGCAATAGACATCGCCAATACATAAACAACCGAATAGAGAAACGCTTTTTTGGTATTCATGTTTTTCGCACCGACGATCAATGAAGAGAGAATAGGAAACATCGGAAAGACACAAGGAGTAAGTGCCAGTAAAAATCCAAATCCAAAAAAGGTTGCCAGTATCACACCGATCGACTGCGTTTTTAGTGTTTGTGTTATAGACAACTCCTCAGAGAGCTCCTCACTCTTTTTTGTCTTCTCTTGCGATGTGTCTGGGATGGAAAATGTAAATATTTTTTTCTGGGGAGGATAACAGATGCCAACTTCGTTACATCCTTGATAATCAAATTCGACCTTAATGTTACCGGTACCGAATTCCTGTATTGGAATCGCAATGGTAAGGTTACCCTCGTAAACCTTTTCTCCATGCAGTTCTATCGGTTTGGGAAGATATTTTTTGATGTCAATCTCTTTTTTTTCCGGTTCAATCTCAGTTAGTTTAAAGTACTTTTGATATAGATAGACTTTTGGAGCCATCTCAACCGTGATCTTGATCTTATCTTTTTGTACTTGTAGATTTGGTTTGTAGGCTTTTTCGACAGGAACAATCTTGACTTCCTGGTCCACGAAACCGAATGCCAGCAACGAGGAGACCATGAAAATGGTGTATAATAGAAAACGCATGAGAAACTCCTGCAATTAATTTATGAGACTGACAATATTTTAACCTAAAACTATTTATGATTTGTAAATAAAAAAAACTAATGAAGGGCATTTATGGCAAATAGACTCGAAAACGAGAAATCTCCTTATTTACAGCAACACAAAGACAATCCAGTCGATTGGTATCCATGGGGTAAAGAGGCTTTTGAAAAGGCAAAAAAAGAGAACAGACTCATATTTTTGTCCATCGGATACAGCAGCTGTCATTGGTGCCATGTGATGGAAAAAGAGGTTTTTGAGAACGAAAAAGCTGCAAAAGTGTTGAATGAGCATTTTGTCAGTATCAAAGTGGATAGAGAAGAGAGACCCGACATCGACAAATATTATCAAGAGGTATATCAGCTACTCAATCAACGACCAGGCGGATGGCCGCTTTCGATCTTCATGACTCCGGATAAAAAGCCTTTCTATGCAGCCACGTATATTCCACTGGAACCAAAATACGGGATGCCCGGATTTATACAGCTTCTTCAAAACATGGTAGAGGTCTTTGAAAAAAAACCGCAGGATATCGAACATCAGGCACAAGAGGTTCTTCGTTTCATGAAACCGGCGAACCCGCAAAAGGCTGTACGCTTTGATGAAAGTATCGCACATAAATTCGTAGAGACTACGAAACGGTTTTTTGATCAAAACCATGGAGGATTCGGAAGCAAACCAAAATTTCCACACACATCCACTATCAATACGTTACTTGATGTGTACCGCCTTACCGGTAACGAAGAAGCGTTACATATGGCTACATATACCTTGGACAATATGGCCAAAGGGGGTCTTAGAGATCTTGTGGATGGTGGGTTTTGCCGCTACAGTGTCGATGAGAAATGGCTTGTACCCCACTTCGAAAAGATGGCCTATGATAATGCCTTGTTGATGGAGAGCTATCTGAAAGCCTATCATGCAACGAAAAATGAGATGTATAAACAGATCGCTTTTGAAACAGCCGATTTTATCGCGACATATATGAGCCAAAAGGGGCTCTTTTTCAGTGCAAGCGATGCCGATAGCGAAGGCGTAGAGGGAAAATATTTTGTCTATAGCTACGATGAGGTTGTCCAAAAACTTCAAGAGGATGGTTTTAGCGAGGAAGAGATTAAAACCGTTTTGAATAAACTGGGTATTACTAAATCTGGCAATTTTGAGGGAAAAAATATCCCAAGAAGCGAAGAATTGGAACTTTGTGAAACGAGTAAAAGAGCTTTGAAGTCTCTAAAAGATCTACGAAAAAGCAGATGCTATCCCTTTATCGATAAAAAAATCATCACCAGCTGGAATGCGATGATGATCAAATCTCTTTATATAGCTAGCAGAATCGATACAAAATATTTCGAAATTGCCGAAGAATCACTGCAAAAGCTTCTTGAGACTATGCTCATAGACGATCATCTCTACCATGCAACACTTATCGATGAAAAACCAACAATTCCGGCCTTTTTGGAAGATTACGCCTATTTGGCTACAGCCCTTCTTGAAGCTTACAAAACGACACTCAATGAAGAGTATCTTGCGAAAGCAAATCTTTTGGTTAACGATGCAATAGTGAACTTTTTTGATGAGGGGCGCTGGTATTTTAGTAAAGGCGAAATCGTCACAGAAGCAGAGCACACCGACACCTCCTATCCAAGCAGTGCCGCAGTTATAGTGGATGCTATGCTGACTTTAGGAACGATTTTGGATCCAAAGTATATTCAATTCTCCTTTCTATCGATCGAATTTTATAGTGAGAAAATCTATAAGTACCTTCCTTGGGCGGCAAAATTTGTCGAAGATGTATTACGATTTGTCTATCAAGATCGCGTCATCAAGGCAAATGAAGAAGATCTAATCCAGTGCATTGGATCCATCGACTTTGTCAAATACCCTTTTGTTCTTGTAAAAGAGGAGGAGATGGAGGGATTCATGCTTTGTGACCGTGCAAAATGTTTTTCACAAAGCAAATCGTGCGATTCTATCCTAAAGGCTATCGATGAGTGAGAGTGCGATAGTTGGTGGAGGCTGCTTCTGGTGCCTCGAAGCTATTTTCCAACGAGTAAAGGGCGTGCATAGAGTTACGAGCGGATATGCGGGATGTAGAAGGCAAAATCCAACTTATGAACAAGTTTGCACTGGTACTACAAAATGCGCCGAAGTCGTCAAGATCGATTTCGATCCACATATCATCAATTACGAGGAACTTTTACATATCTTTTTTGCCGTGCACGATCCTACGCAACTCAATAGACAAGGCGCCGATATTGGAACACAATATCGTTCAGTCATATTTCCTTTAAATGAGGAGCAAAAAGCGATAGCACAAAAAGTGATACAAAAGCTCAACCCCTATTTCGAGAACAAAATAGTGACAACTATTGAAAATCCCGGAACATTCTATGAAGCGGAGAGCTATCATCAAAACTACTACAATACCCATCCAGATCAGGGATATTGCCAGGTAGTCATCGCCCCAAAACTGAAAAAATTCATGAATATGTTCCAAGAGTATCTACAATGATAAAACTAGCCTTTTTATTGGCTCTCCTTTTTATCGTTGGTATTTTAAAAATAGTCAAAGAGTACGAAGGGGATAAAAGAAAGTTTCTATTTGATATCTTTCTTCTTCTCTTTTTACTTTTCGTAACAAGTTTCAGCAAATATGCAAGAGTCTACCTACCTCTTTTTGTCACACACATTGTGGCACTTATTTTCGCATGGGGATGGTTCTATATCTACCTTTTCAAGAAAACAAACAGAGTCTATCCCGTTTTTCTACCACTACTCACAATAGCTTTTTTTTTCATATTAGGAGAAGTGACCTCATCGATGTAATCTAGTATTTTTTTCCACTGTTGCACTTTTTCTTCAAATGACATGGCCCTATATGCTGGAGATGGGGAGGGAAGATAGTATCGTGGCAAGTTCACATGTGAAAACTGTTTTTCAAAAAGCTGCTGAGATTTTCTACCTGTGAAAAAAATTACCTCTATATTTGGATATGTTTTCAGTAGCTTTTCGATGTCATTAACTTCAATTGAAGAGAGTGAGCTATCCAAGGAGTTTTCTCTTATGCATCCCTTTACCATATCCCACAAAGCGATATGGTGCCTTTTTAAAAACTCCTTTTTCTCTTCAAGTGTATCTGGAACCTTTTGCTTAAAAACGTCTGCAACTATTTTCCAAAACTGGTTTTGCGGATGGCCATAGTAAAAACCGATTTCTAAAGAAGCAAAACTGGGGAAAGAGCCCAGAATCAATACTTTAGACTCTTTGTCAATAAAAGGCTCGAAAGGATGGAACTCTTTCATGTTTTGAAATGGTTGATCATCGCTTCGAGATCTTTGGTTGACTGCAGCAGTTCGTTTGCCAAGGAAGCGATCTCGTTAATATCTGCTTTGTTGCTTTCAGAAAGCTCTGCCAAATGAGAGATTTTAGCCGCAATAGATTCGATAGTTTGAGAAATTTCAACAGAATTTGCATAAGAAACTTCACTCTTTTTCGCACTCTCGTTGAGATTTTGCGATAGCTGCTGGATGATGGTTGTCGAAACTTGATTTTTTTGCACAAGACTTTTCATATGCTTGGAGTTTTTATCGATAAACGTATGGGATTTTTTAATGCTATCTATGATATTTTTGATGATGTTTGTAATCATTTCTAGCTCTTTTTGCGTCCTCTCTGCCAGCTTTCTCACTTCATCTGCGACAACACTAAACCCTTTTCCATGTTCGCCAGCTCTAGCTGCTTCAATAGCGGCATTGAGCGCCAATAGATTGGTTTGAGAAGCGATATCCGAAATAATATCTGCAACATTTTCCACCTCTTTGATCTGTTTTTCTAGAATTTCAAAATTTTTGTTGATACTCTCTTCTGTTTGTGAAGTGATATCGATCGTTTTGGAGATTTCATTGATATTCTCCATCACCTCATCCATTTTTTTCGTTGCATCGAGTATTTTTTCCCTTGCCTCTTTCGCCATAGCCTCGTTGTATTGACTCTTCTCTTTAATCTCGTTCGCCAGTTGGACACTCTCATTGGCCTGTTTGGACTCTTCCATGGCTCTATTTAAAAGATTTGTGGATATTTTGTCTATGCTTTGCGCCACATCCACAACATTTCCAAGCTGATCTTTCGTTTTTTGAATCGTTTGTGCTATTTTTGCTATGAACCGATTCAAATACATCGTAGCAATTCCGATTTCATCGGTAGAGTCTTCAGGGAGTCGTTTGGTAAGGTCTCCTTCACCCTCAGCAATATCCTTCGCAACCTCATCGAGTCTCTCAACAGGCCGTAAAATGCTGATTCCTGTAATGTAATTGATAAAAATCAAAACGGCGATAACGATACCGCCCAAAATGATAAGCAGATAGAAAAATTTTCTTTTTAGCTGATCGTAGTAGTCCGCTTTGTTGGTTCCTGGCACTACCCAAACACCCCAAGGTTTGATATACCGAAATGCCGCGATTTTATGTTGGCCGGTTGCAGCTGATACATACTCATAAATACCGCCTTCTGGATGCGTTCGTATGTAGTCCACATAATCGTGTCCTGCAAAATTTTTTCCCTCTTTTTTAAAATGAACGACAAATGTCCCTTTTTTATCTACAAAATAGACATATCCACTCTTACCAATCTTGATTTTATAGATCTGTTTTCGAAACTCTGGGTCATTTATAGCATCTGGTTTAACTTTGGCTATATAATTAATCGTTTTTTCAAGTGCATCTGCGACTGAATTGATATCTTGTTTCATTACATCTTTGATTTCATTGAGTGCTATGAAATAACTGATACCAATCGTAACTAAAAAGGCACCGATGGAAAGAACAAGATTAATGATAAATTTTGATTTGATGGATTTACAGACGAAGAAGCGTTTATTACACACGGTATTGGCCATAGGAGTCCTTTTTGGCTATTTGCATACTATAATAATAAACTTTTATTTAAGTTAAACTAAAAAGAAGTGTAGAAAGAGGCTTTAAAGAGGGGGGAGAGTAAGGGAGGAACCTTACTCTACTTCTGCATCGATGACGTCGTCGTCTCCTCCGCTTTTTTTCTGCTCAGTGCCACCTTGCTCAGTCCCGCCTGTTTGGCCTTGCTCTTTTTTGTACATCGCTTCAGCAAGTTTGTGGCTCACTTGCGTAAGAGCCTGCACTTTCGCTTCGATCTGCTCTTTCGTTGCATTTTCATCTTTGAGTACGTTTTTCAAATCATTCAATGCTGCTTCAATCTGTGCTCTCTCATCTGCACTTATTGCATTGCCTACCTCTTTGAGGCTCTTTTCTGTCTGATATGCCAAAGCATCTGCTTGGTTTCTTGTCTCGACAAGCTCTTTTCGTTTTCTATCCTCTTCTTTATGTGCTTCGGCATCTTGGATCATTCGTTGAATCTCCTCTTCGCTGAGTCCACTCGTTCCGGTTACAGTAATTTTTTGCTCTTTGCCGGTCGCTTTATCTTTTGCACTTACCGTCAAGATACCGTTTGCGTCGATATCAAATGTAACTTCAATTTGAGGAACACCTCTTGGGGCTGGTGGAATACCTTCCAGTGTAAACTGGCCCAGTGATTTGTTATCTTTTGCCATCTCTCGTTCACCCTGCAATACATGGATAGTCACTGCAGGTTGGTTATCTTCAGCGGTACTGAAGATTTGTGATTTTTTGACAGGAATCGTTGTCCCTTTTTCGATGATTTTCGTCATAACTCCACCAAGTGTCTCAATACCAAGACTGAGCGGTGTAACATCAAGAAGCAGTACATCTTTCACGTCACCTTTGATGACAGCTCCTTGAATCGCCGCACCGACAGCCACCACTTCATCAGGGTTTACTGATTTGTTTGGCTCTTTTCCAAAGAACTCTTTTACTTTTTGTTGTACGAGCGGAATTCGAGTCGATCCACCTACTAAAACAACTTCATTCACTTCATCTTTGCTTAGACCTGAGTCTTTGAGCACATTGTTCGCAATGGTAATTGTTTTTTCTACCAAGTCTTCAATGAGACTTTCGAATTTTGCTCGTGTAAGCTTTTTGACCAAGTGTTTTGGACCGCTTTGATCTGCTGTGATAAATGGCAAGTTGATCTCAGTCTCCATTGCTGAGCTGAGCTCTTTTTTCGCGTTTTCAGCCGCTTCTTTGAGTCGCTGCAATGCCATGATATCTGATTTGAGATCGATTCCTGTCTCTTTTTTGAATTCATCTACAAGCCAATCGATGATTCTGTTGTCAAAGTCATCACCGCCCAAGAATGCATCACCACCGGTTGCCAGAACTTCGACAACGTTATCTCCAGTTTCTAGAATAGTTACGTCAAATGTACCACCACCAAGGTCATATACGACGATCTTTTCAGCCTCTTTCTTGTCAAGTCCATATGCGAGGGCTGCTGCAGTCGGTTCGTTGATAATTCTAAGAACATTGAGCCCTGCGATCTGTCCAGCCTCTTTTGTCGCTTTTCTTTGTGCATCGTTAAAATATGCTGGAACGGTGATAACCGCTTCAGTAATCTCTTGACCCAGATAGGCTTCCGCATCCTCTTTCAGTTTCATCAAAATTTTTGCACTGATCTCTTGTGGCGTATAGACTTTCCCATCCACATCTACCGCACAAGCACCATTTCTATCGACGATGTTGTATGGAAGTCGTTTTTTGGCTTCTTGGGCCTTCTCTTCATTACACATCATACCCATGATTCTCTTTACAGAGTAAATAGTTCTTTTTGGGTTTGTAATCATCTGTCGTTTTGCAGGATCGCCTACAAGAACTTCACCTTTATCGGTAAAGGCCACGACAGATGGCGTTGTATTTTTACCCTCTTTATTTGGTATAACTTTTGCTTCTTTTCCTTCATATATCGCCATACATGAGTTTGTTGTCCCTAAATCTATTCCTAACACTTTACTCATTTTCACTCCTTTGGATAATTATTTTTAAAAATTATAGTTAAGTTCACTAAAGATTTCTGCTACTAAAGTTGCATTTATTCGTTGCCTTTTGCAACGCTCACCTTAGCTGGCCGCAAAATTCTTTCTTTATATTTATACCCTTTTTGAATCACTTGAACGATTTGACCAGCTTTTTTCTCAGCGTCATCCACTTGTAAAATCGCTTCATGTAGATGAGGATTGAACTCGCCACCCTCTTCGATCTCAATCACTTCTATTCCGTTTTTATTGAAGGCTTTAATGAATTGATCAATTGTAAGCTCGATGCCCTTTTTGAGCTCTTTGACGGCCTCTTCGGCATTGAGATTATCATGACTTACCGCAGCCAGTGCCATGTCAAGACTATCGAGTGCCGGCAATAGATCTTGAGCGAATTTTTCCAATGAATACTCTATAGCTTGAATTTTTTCTCTCTCTAACCGTTTTTTCGTATTTTCAAAATCGGCATGCACTCGTAGATACTTCTCTTCACACTCTTGGAGTTTTTTCTCCACCTCTTCACACTCATTTTGTTCATTTTGCATTTTTTGATCTTCTTGTACTTTTTCTTGCTCTTGTGCTCTTTTTTTCTCTGCCATTGTCTACTCCTTAATGTAGTTTTTGTATGAATTGCTGGAAATTTCGAAATAGATGTCCCATGAGCAGCATTTCACCTTTTTTGTGTTCATCTATATCGATATAAAATTTGTACGCCAAAAAATTGTCATGAAACATTATTCCAGGTTTTTGTCTAACCAGTTTTTCCCCACTCATTATTTTTGGTAAATCAGTTTTTGCCCATGCATCGTGTTCTTTTGCAATTGCAAGAAGTTCGCGCATGTTATAGATGTGAAAATCCTCTTTCGCAAATTTTTTAAGTTCAGAAGCCAAACCTATTAACCCCACTTCGTTTAAAAGTTTGCTAAGAGATTCAAGGTCTAAATCGATATGATTTGCAAGAAACTCTTCCAGTTTTTCATTATAGGGTATCAAATACTCTTTTTCATTATCAAAAATGGCTACGATATATCGATTTTTGTAGTTTTCTATGGAGCGTAAATGGATATTTTCATAAATGAGATATTCACAAAATATTTCATCATTTTGAATATTTTTCAAAGTCTCTCTATCTCTCAGCCGAATATATTTTTTTTCCAATCTATTTTGCCAGAACCGTTTCAAAGACATGGCCGTTGGAATACGACCGCTGCTAACATGCTCTTTTTGCAAATATCCCTGTTCTGTCAGTTGTTTAAAATAGTATCGTATGGTAGCACTTGAAATAGTAATCGAAAGGCGTTCTTGAAGAGTTTTAGAGCTTACGGGAACATGTTTATCGATATACTCTTCTATGACACCTTCAAGTACTATCTCTTTTTTATCCATTTTAGCACTCTTTTTCTAATTTTGCTGATAGTATTATATACTATTGAGTGTAGTGTTGTCAAGTTTATTAAGCTAAAATATTTATATAAAAATGTTTTGGCAGTCTTATTGTACTAACGTATTTTTTTACGAAAAGGTTTGTCGGTGAAGTTTTTATAAAAAGTTGGTGTGAAAGTGAAGCAAATGAATGAAGAGTTTGTATCGGAAGGAGAGGTTACCCTCTAATTCCGAGCTCTTTGATTACTTGTGTATATTTTTCGTAATCTTTTCTTTTGAGATAGTTGAGCAATCGTTTTCTTTGTCCAACTAGTTTCAAAAGACCGAGTCGTGATGAGTGATCTTTTTTATGTTCTTTCAAGTGTTCAGTCAAATAGCTGATTCTTTCACTTAAAAGTGCGATCTGGACAGCAGGACTTCCCGTGTCACCTTCATGCTCTGCGAATTTAGAGATAATCTCTTGTTTTTTCGCCGAATCTAAAGCCATAGCAGCCTCCTGATTGGTCTAAATTTGGAAATGCCATTATATCCAAGAACTATATCAAATGCA
The Nitratiruptor sp. SB155-2 genome window above contains:
- a CDS encoding thioredoxin domain-containing protein encodes the protein MANRLENEKSPYLQQHKDNPVDWYPWGKEAFEKAKKENRLIFLSIGYSSCHWCHVMEKEVFENEKAAKVLNEHFVSIKVDREERPDIDKYYQEVYQLLNQRPGGWPLSIFMTPDKKPFYAATYIPLEPKYGMPGFIQLLQNMVEVFEKKPQDIEHQAQEVLRFMKPANPQKAVRFDESIAHKFVETTKRFFDQNHGGFGSKPKFPHTSTINTLLDVYRLTGNEEALHMATYTLDNMAKGGLRDLVDGGFCRYSVDEKWLVPHFEKMAYDNALLMESYLKAYHATKNEMYKQIAFETADFIATYMSQKGLFFSASDADSEGVEGKYFVYSYDEVVQKLQEDGFSEEEIKTVLNKLGITKSGNFEGKNIPRSEELELCETSKRALKSLKDLRKSRCYPFIDKKIITSWNAMMIKSLYIASRIDTKYFEIAEESLQKLLETMLIDDHLYHATLIDEKPTIPAFLEDYAYLATALLEAYKTTLNEEYLAKANLLVNDAIVNFFDEGRWYFSKGEIVTEAEHTDTSYPSSAAVIVDAMLTLGTILDPKYIQFSFLSIEFYSEKIYKYLPWAAKFVEDVLRFVYQDRVIKANEEDLIQCIGSIDFVKYPFVLVKEEEMEGFMLCDRAKCFSQSKSCDSILKAIDE
- the msrA gene encoding peptide-methionine (S)-S-oxide reductase MsrA, whose amino-acid sequence is MSESAIVGGGCFWCLEAIFQRVKGVHRVTSGYAGCRRQNPTYEQVCTGTTKCAEVVKIDFDPHIINYEELLHIFFAVHDPTQLNRQGADIGTQYRSVIFPLNEEQKAIAQKVIQKLNPYFENKIVTTIENPGTFYEAESYHQNYYNTHPDQGYCQVVIAPKLKKFMNMFQEYLQ
- a CDS encoding DNA-deoxyinosine glycosylase — protein: MKEFHPFEPFIDKESKVLILGSFPSFASLEIGFYYGHPQNQFWKIVADVFKQKVPDTLEEKKEFLKRHHIALWDMVKGCIRENSLDSSLSSIEVNDIEKLLKTYPNIEVIFFTGRKSQQLFEKQFSHVNLPRYYLPSPSPAYRAMSFEEKVQQWKKILDYIDEVTSPNMKKKAIVSSGRKTG
- a CDS encoding methyl-accepting chemotaxis protein — protein: MANTVCNKRFFVCKSIKSKFIINLVLSIGAFLVTIGISYFIALNEIKDVMKQDINSVADALEKTINYIAKVKPDAINDPEFRKQIYKIKIGKSGYVYFVDKKGTFVVHFKKEGKNFAGHDYVDYIRTHPEGGIYEYVSAATGQHKIAAFRYIKPWGVWVVPGTNKADYYDQLKRKFFYLLIILGGIVIAVLIFINYITGISILRPVERLDEVAKDIAEGEGDLTKRLPEDSTDEIGIATMYLNRFIAKIAQTIQKTKDQLGNVVDVAQSIDKISTNLLNRAMEESKQANESVQLANEIKEKSQYNEAMAKEAREKILDATKKMDEVMENINEISKTIDITSQTEESINKNFEILEKQIKEVENVADIISDIASQTNLLALNAAIEAARAGEHGKGFSVVADEVRKLAERTQKELEMITNIIKNIIDSIKKSHTFIDKNSKHMKSLVQKNQVSTTIIQQLSQNLNESAKKSEVSYANSVEISQTIESIAAKISHLAELSESNKADINEIASLANELLQSTKDLEAMINHFKT
- the dnaK gene encoding molecular chaperone DnaK translates to MSKVLGIDLGTTNSCMAIYEGKEAKVIPNKEGKNTTPSVVAFTDKGEVLVGDPAKRQMITNPKRTIYSVKRIMGMMCNEEKAQEAKKRLPYNIVDRNGACAVDVDGKVYTPQEISAKILMKLKEDAEAYLGQEITEAVITVPAYFNDAQRKATKEAGQIAGLNVLRIINEPTAAALAYGLDKKEAEKIVVYDLGGGTFDVTILETGDNVVEVLATGGDAFLGGDDFDNRIIDWLVDEFKKETGIDLKSDIMALQRLKEAAENAKKELSSAMETEINLPFITADQSGPKHLVKKLTRAKFESLIEDLVEKTITIANNVLKDSGLSKDEVNEVVLVGGSTRIPLVQQKVKEFFGKEPNKSVNPDEVVAVGAAIQGAVIKGDVKDVLLLDVTPLSLGIETLGGVMTKIIEKGTTIPVKKSQIFSTAEDNQPAVTIHVLQGEREMAKDNKSLGQFTLEGIPPAPRGVPQIEVTFDIDANGILTVSAKDKATGKEQKITVTGTSGLSEEEIQRMIQDAEAHKEEDRKRKELVETRNQADALAYQTEKSLKEVGNAISADERAQIEAALNDLKNVLKDENATKEQIEAKVQALTQVSHKLAEAMYKKEQGQTGGTEQGGTEQKKSGGDDDVIDAEVE